The genomic window GTCAAACGGGCCCGCAGTGCGGGCCCGTTTTGATGGAATGCTTTTCCTGAACCCACGGGGATGCCCATGCAGATCACGGCCCACTACACCCTAACCCCCGCCGAGGCCCTGCGGGGCACCCGGACCTTCAAGCTGCTCTGGTACGCCGTGTCCGTGATCTCCGGCCTCGTCCTGATCCTGCTGGGTCTGGTGGGCACCCAGGCCTCCCAAGGCCAGCAGGGGTTCAGCATCTTCATGATGCTCAACGGCCTCCTCTTCGTCGTCCTTCCCGAAGCCGTCCTCCGCTGGGCCCGGCTGCGCCGGGGTGCCCAGGCCTACACGCCCATGGAAGTGAGGCTCGACGACGACGGCCTCACCCTGAGCACCGACTCCGCCGAGGGCAGCCTCCCCTGGGCCGCCTTTGCGGACATCCAGCGGCGCAGCGGGTTCTGGATCTTCCGCATCAGCCGGTCGCAGGCCGTCCTGGTGCCCGAGCGGGCCCTGGGGGCCCCCGCGGGCGAAGACCTGGAGGCCTTCCTGCGGGAACGGAAGCTGCTGAAGCGATGAGGCTCCAGGGCCCCGTGGATCTTGCGGCCCGCGCCCTGCTGGGCCAACGGCTGGTGCGCGAGGGCGTCACGCTCCGCATCACGGAAGTCGAGGCCTACGGCGGGCCCGGAGACAGCGCCAGTCACGCGCGCCATGGCCGCACCCCCCGCAACGCGCCCATGTGGGGTCCGCCGGGACATGCCTACTTGTACTTCTGCTACGGCATGCACTGGATGCTGAATGTGGTGACCGGGCCCGAAGGCGAGCCTTCCGCCGTGCTCATCCGCGGCGCGGAAGTCCTTGAGGGGCTGGAGACGGTGCTGGCGCGGCGGCGCGCCAGCCAGGCCACGGCCCAGCTCTGCGCGGGGCCGGGCAAGGTCGCCCAAGCCCTGGGCCTCGACGGAACCTTCGGCGGCCACGACCTGCTGATCCCCGGCGGCCTGGAGCTGCGCCCGGGGCCGCCGCCGGTCCGGGTGCTCGCCGGCCCCCGCCTCGGCATCGCCTTCGCCACCCCCGGGGACCAGGCCCGCCCCTGGCGCTTCGCCGACGCGGACAGCC from Geothrix sp. includes these protein-coding regions:
- a CDS encoding DNA-3-methyladenine glycosylase; translated protein: MRLQGPVDLAARALLGQRLVREGVTLRITEVEAYGGPGDSASHARHGRTPRNAPMWGPPGHAYLYFCYGMHWMLNVVTGPEGEPSAVLIRGAEVLEGLETVLARRRASQATAQLCAGPGKVAQALGLDGTFGGHDLLIPGGLELRPGPPPVRVLAGPRLGIAFATPGDQARPWRFADADSRAVLQRKALDPG
- a CDS encoding YcxB family protein, yielding MQITAHYTLTPAEALRGTRTFKLLWYAVSVISGLVLILLGLVGTQASQGQQGFSIFMMLNGLLFVVLPEAVLRWARLRRGAQAYTPMEVRLDDDGLTLSTDSAEGSLPWAAFADIQRRSGFWIFRISRSQAVLVPERALGAPAGEDLEAFLRERKLLKR